Part of the Zea mays cultivar B73 chromosome 4, Zm-B73-REFERENCE-NAM-5.0, whole genome shotgun sequence genome is shown below.
GCACGGACGGTCCAGtgaccccaccggacggtccggtgcaccatagaaagcagcagctttcctccaacggctatatttgtgttgggggctataaatacacgccCAACCGGCCATCTCCAAGTGGGGGAGCCCaaccaacataccaaggcatattgtagacatttccaagtgctcaaacacccaagtgcttaatagaatcactcggtgattagcgtaggtgctttgcgaagtgcttcgggttagttagaccacattagcacttgctctaggtgaatcctagttagttgagtaagtttagacaaaccacacaactcctcggctcttgcgcgggccgttgtaattgtaccgagtggggcaagtgtcttgcgagaccgtgacaaccgcgtctgtgtcacgaccgccaccgtgtaccggagggaacgaggcatgtggcgtttcggccggaagctcgatagtggagacgatggGGAGCGTCCGTGAGGAGCCCGAAGCAGAGCACCACttacgcgtggagaaggcccatggctctctacggagttactcgaccgaggtgcttggccctcgcgtgggcttccctttgcgtaggggcaccaacgaggattagtcgggaccttgcacagttccggatacctcgataaaaataccggcgtcatccacgagagtttgcttctctactttgctctttaagtttccgcatttacattaagcatttaagtttcaatcttgtatacatacttatttagtgtagattgaaacttagccatcgcggtagagatagcaacacttagacaaaacctagtttgcacattccagTTTGActaattgcataggttttgctctagggatttatttgtggcctagtttagcgaaagttttagaagtcctaattcacccctcttaggcgtcacccgtttcctacacaccCGAACCCGCAAACCCACGGGTTTTTAAAACCCGGCATAATATAAAAGAATGCAGCCCAACCCAGTAAGGCAGTAACCCTAGAGTCCAGTTGCCTAGTTGCCTCCTCCAGTAGCCCAGTCTAGCACTCTCTAACCATTTGCGGCGGCTGCCGCAACAGGCTCAACGCTAACGCGCACACACAATCCATTGCCGCCTCCCACATCTCACTCTCGTTCTGAGCTTCCGGCCATGGCGGTGACCTCCGGAGCCCCCAACGACAACGGCTGGTGATgcttctcctcctcctcctcctcctttgTCCATAACTGTTTTTTGTAGTTGCACATCAGTGCACTTAGATCTAACTCCCAGGAGTATTGGTACTGACTACTGACCCATCAAACCGTCCCGAAGGGACGTTGGCGCCGCTGCGACTGACGATGAGCATCGCGTGGATCTGGAAGTCAAGCACAAGGACACCGGCACTAGGGACTCGCCAGCACCGATAGCGGCAGCTGCGCCTCCGTCTGATCTGCTTCCACTACCTGCGCCTCCGTCCCAATCCCGAGTGGCTGGAAAGCTTGGCCCCTCAGATCCAAAGCACCTCATCTATGCGGGTTCCAAATCAAAGCATATTAAAGCTGCACCTGCTGCACCAGGCAAGAATCGCCGGCCACCTTTGTCTCCACCAGCACCTGCTGTCAATCGTGGTCGTGGATCTGTGCGCACACCTTTGGGGTAAGAATATACTTTATCTTATTGCCCATTAAACAATCATTCATCACATATGTGCTAGCAGCTGGTAGGATTTCATTAGCTTATTGTGCTAATAAGCTATTAGTATTTTGCTAGTTTATTGCAAAAGTGGTTGCTATTGACATGTAATGAACAAGTCAAGTACAAGTAGCAATTGACATGAACCTTTTGGCTCTCATGAACAATTGATATGGATCTTTTGGTTCTCATGTTTTTACTCAATGGTGAACTTGTAATGAACTTGTAACAGATGTGCTTTTGGGAGCGGTTTGCACATCTGCTGATGTGCACCTATGTTGTAAGCACATTGTATGTGTTGATTTGGAACTTTGAATGTTTAATGTGGTGAACTAGTGGCGCCATGCTAGGGGTGGTGGACACTAACTGGATATTAATCTAGCTGTGAACATCTGATGTCTGATGTGATCAATGGTGTTATGATTTGTGAAACACTTAACATTGACCACTCTATCAGTCTTATTGTTGATGTTTCTTATGTATTATTGCCTCAGTCTTATGCATGTTATATTCTATTGGTTGTCGGGCACGGGTAGCCCGCGGGTACCCGCCACCAgtgcgggtacgggtttgggaaaCAATCTATACCCGACAGCGGGTACGGGTTTCTTAGCGGACGTATTTTATTCTAACGGGCACGGGTTTGGATAAGCAATACCCAGCGGGCACgtgcccattgccatctctagcgcCGAGAACGCGGCCCAAGCACTGTACGGTTCTCGGGTCGGATCAGCACAGACCGACTTTAAATCATGTCGTGCTGGCCTGCGACACTATTAAGTCTTTGCCTCTCTTCTGAGCATATTGGTTTAGCTAGATCTGGAAACACGCCGACTGCTGATGCTTGTGCTTAGATGCTCGAGCCTTATGGACTCGATACTCCCAAAATCTATGTAGAGTTGTAGACGATCTAGCTTCATGACGTTGATACTCCTAAAACGAACCCGATATTCTCGAAATCCATGATGACCGAGTTTTACGAACTCGGTGCTCTAGAAGTCTATAGATGATCGAGTTTGATGAACTCTATGTTTTATAAATAGATAGATGTACATGTTTTCAACAATTATTACCGTCTCTTGGACATATTTTAATGTGAGGAGTCCAAATTCAAGAGATGTTATGTTGTCATGGTCATGTTTAATAGATAACCGTGTCTGCACACATGGGTTTAATAGATAACCGTTTCTGCACCGCACTGCTATGTTGTCATGTTTAATAGATAGCCATTGCCCACCGCCCACAGCTGCACAACGGCAGTGTACAGATTCATTTTACCCCGTGGATGCGTCGCTTGCTCGCGATCCGCGCCTTGTATGTTCCGGGTCTCTCCAGGTCGAAGGACACCACCTACCGCCATGCATTACATGATTGCAGTGCGGTGTAGTGCGCGTGTGGATCATTGAGGTCCGAGGATCGTTGGAAAGCCAAAATGGTGCCCTGCAGACGTTAACTGCCGCCGTTGGCGCCGTTCCTGCCTCGTTGCCCACGTCCTCCCATAGTCCCACGCTCGCCCTCGACAACGGGTTCGGATCGGTTACCCATGGGCATCGATGGAGCAGGTAGCGGACGGACGCGTCGCAGTTGCACTTGCACACATAGCCACGACACGGGCTTGATTGAGGTATGCTACTTGCCGGTCGCTGCAAGGTGGATGCTGCTCACCGGTCGCTGCAGCCTGCAGCCGGGATCGATGGATGGCCGTCGCCGGTCTGCTGAACAGGGCTCCGAACTCTCTGATGGCTTGGCTGCGTGGCTTATCGGCTATGCCTGCTCAGCAGTCGGGGTGTGGCAACCACGCCGATCTGCTAGGTTACAGGGAAAGGCCGCCACTCGCCTCGTCGCACAGGAATAGCCAAACAGGAAATGTCGTAGTGTTGTGCCTCACAGACAAAGACAATGATCTCACTAGGGTTACAGCGGTGGTGGATTGATGGGCCGTGTGTGGACGGTGAAATCTTGATGGACTATTGTGCTAAAAAATAAAAACCAGATTTACTAGCTTTCGGATATCCGCCGGAGACCCGTGGGTAAAAGATAAAACTCGTACCCGACCTGATTTTATCACAGGCCAGAATCGGGCAAGACTTGCTGGTTAAATTTTATACCCGAATCCGAACCCGGCGGGTAAAATTGTCATCCCTACGGCACACGCACGTTCAAACTCTTCCACTTCCCACCAAGGCATCATACACACAACgcgcacggtcatgagcggctcggtacTCTTGAATGGTTAAATGATGGAATTCAATTGAACCTGTTATTCGTTGCATTGTGAGATTTCTATATTGATCAAGTATTTAATTGagttgatatttacttatacttagtaattgctaataaaattatgACAacttaattaaaagcaatgctcagccttaaccataGTCCTTGTTAAGCTTTACACTACACATTTATCCACACTTGCTAAGCGATGATCGTATGGGAGCTCAACCTTGCTATAATAACACTAGATCAAGAACAGGTACTGCCGAAGGACTACTACAACGAGTTCGATGAGATCTAGGTGTCGTCTTCCAATCAACGATGACACCGTGGAGATAGTTATCTTATTAGCTCGATttatttattatcatttattttgtaagcccTTCTAGTTATGTAATAAAGATTATAACATTCATCTCTATACACTGAGTCATTGTATGTGTGAAGCTtgatttggcgcacatatgagatacaCCCGGATTTGTCCTTTATTTCGGGTGTGACACTGGCCATGTCCATGGCCTAGGGCTTGTTCCAAATCTATACAAAGTGTTGGATTGCTTAAAATTGGGTCGTCTAAGGAATCTAAATGTAACCTCTTTGGATGCAACATCAAGTGAAGATGTAGTATCTCTCATACTTCAGATAGAAAAAATAGTAAATCATGTCCACAATCAAGATGCTACTATACAACACTTGCAACACAAGACAATATCATTGGAACATAAGTAAAGACAACAAATAACTTTTTCCCAAAAAATCAAATAATGTATTACATTAGCATGTTTCATACTAATTCTTGATGTGCTATTACATTTATGTTTAGGTGATACTTTGTCAGCACAAACAGATGTTCATACTATGTCAAAACGCAAAGTATGCATCTCTACTAAATATGTTTGCTATAAATTTATAACTGACATAACTGATTCAAATTTGTGTTCTTTTTTTCCTAACAACAATGAGTATATGTTGAACATCCAAGTCAAGAATATAGGATGAATGACAATGACACAATTAATTACACAATGGTAGtaatgcatttttgtgaatttcatACCATATTAAACTTTTGTGAACCTACTAACCATATTCAATACAGAGGGagcaaagtgatgatgatgagttcATGAACGATCGACATCCAAGCTACAAGAAAACTTTTTCTATAGAGAAGGTATCTTGATCTAATGACATGTCAAACCAAAATAGTTCCACGAAATGCTATATGTCACTCATTGCTACTATGTATTTTCACAATCAGATGAAGGCAACAGTGGCTAGAGAAGGGAATTTACTATGAGCTGGTAGAGTTGCTATTACACATAAGGTTATTTTGATCCCAATTTGAATGCATGGAACATTTATATGTTACCAAAGCATGCTTCTTTAGTACTGACTAGATATTTTGATCTAATGGTAGGCCAAACTAAAAGAGTTCCACACAAATAATAGAGATGGCAACAACAATTGTGCTAATGTGTCAAAGGTTATAGTGTTATTACTTTTCTCTATGAGGGTCATAACATTGTTAATTATTACTAAGAATCAATCATTTGTTATAGGGTATGAACAAGGTAACAACTTCTAGTTGCTCTAAACAAGTAAAAATACCAAGTATCTAGACTACTTTTAGCCGACTTCCCAATTTTTCATGTGTTATATAATATTGATTTGCATGTGGATGGAGGTACTGTTGTAAAAAACTGAAATTGATATTCTTTTGATTGCACTTTCCTAGTGTATTTACACTATTGCAATGATTACAACATAGGATTATAGCTTGACTAAGCTAGTTGTATATCTTGTCATTTGACTGTTATGTAAATCATACTACAACCTAATTTTACTTTTAATATTCTTTTGAGCATACATCAATCTAGTGTGCTCGTGTGCCTACCTCACACTTGTATTGCTTTGTAAAAAATATGCttatgttatttctcatactCTTTGACCTATGTATTAGGTTAGCACTCGCGTACACAAAGAGTTGGAGACATAAAGAAAAGAATGTTTCCTTAGGGACAATTGTTGGCACTGTCACAAATAAGAAAGCTAGAGGTCTTAAGTTAGGCAAAGAATATTTGATGTGCGTGTAGGTCTTATAGCTATGGATGATGAACCATTGATACGACCATACGACGGCTTCAAGATTATTGGAGATGTTGGCAAGAATCTTATAACATGTCCTTCAAGTTTATTAGAGATATGTAAGCAATTCTTTAGTTCATTAGGCAGGTCACTGTACACTTACTTTTCTTCATTTACTTACCCTCTTAATTATTTGTGCACCTAGAATGCAAAATGAAATTTTCTACTCACTCATGTGTTTTATAACTCAGGTTTGAGATCATATTTACCCTTTGATATTATTTTTTGATCCATTTCCAATTTGGGACCAACATGACTACTAGAGCATGACAATGTTTGGATTGGAACGACCACTGCGCTTATTGTCATTTTAATTAGATCAAGATCGATGATGAGTAGAACTTTATAGGAACCCTATGTATAGTTGCTTTTGTTGCAAATAAGTTCTAGACACACATTTTGTGGTGAATTACGTTGTGGATGGTATTTCTATATAATTGATTTTAAATATGATATTGATTTGTGCCTATTTGTCATGTGTGATGATCTAAAAAATGTTGTACATATTTGTTTCTATCTGAATAAAATATCAATTATAAATATCCTTTTGGTGGTTTATTCCTCGCAAAGCATATAAGTGTTGCCACATTTATAATCTAAATGTTGCAACAAGCTTTAGACATTAACTGTCAATGGATGGCACAAACACATGAAAGTGTTGCTATATGCTAAACACATCTGTTGCAATATACCAACGGATATAAATTAGATTTACCAACACATGTATATGTGTTGTAAAAGACCCTTGCAATGGCAGCATAGGCAATGCATAATTATGTGTTGTTATAGACATTAGGAACGCTTATATGTGGTTCTAACAACACATATATGCATTACTATAGAGGTGTTCTTTTTTGTAGTGTCACTCATCATCAAACCGAAttacaagggacaagtcaaccttatGTTCGCAGGCTTTCACTTGTTTGTCACCTAGCCACTCGATCAGCTCACAAGAAAATCACTCTTTATCGTAAGACTATCTATCGTAAACCTGATCAAACTACTTTGGTGATGAGAGGTTTgaaaaatgtgggaagtcgaggtttCTATTAAGCTTTGGAACAAACAAGTGTGGTAACATGAAGTTGTTTACAAGCTTCTCAAATTGATGCTAGTGTTCCACTGTTTTATGACTAATAGTTTATGGTAATATTCTATACTATGAACTATGCATTGATTTTTTTCGAACGTGAAAATACCCAAGTTCAATATATCATGGATCTGCCACTGTTGTAGCCCTGCCAGGACCCTATATGCATCCAGATGCTATGCTAAGAACCGTCAAACTTAAAGTTGTGTATACGTACAATTAGTTTtttcagcttctggccaccagaaGCTGCTATAGACTGTCAAACGACTAGCTTTTTAgtctgcttctatgagaatctctGTAgtcaaaaccatccaaaatcaatgtGAACACAGAATTGGTCGAATCATGGCGATAGTAGGAAACCATCACTTTCTACATTCTAAACTCTCACTACAGGAATCCACTTAATTCCTATCGGCTAAGAACCGACAGGAATAAGCTCTAAACCGACGGGGAttactaattcccgtcggtatatggttaattcccgtcggccctaaGCCAACGGGTCTCAGATGTCAGGGACACCCTTATTCCCGTCGGGCgctgacgggaataagtaatcccCGTCGGTCACTTACAAGCCGACAGACATTATGGTCAATTCTCGTCGGCCACCACGGACCAACGAGAATTAACATTTAATGCCCGTCGGCCCAGTAACTCCCATCGGCCACGACGGACCGACGGGGATTAACAATTAATCCATGTCGGTCCACCGTGGCCGACGAGAGTTAATGGGCCGACGTGCATTAaatgttaattcccgtcggtttgaccatagccgatgGGGATTAATCTATGCTGCTGCAAGACCAGCACCAAATGAGGTCATTATTTCTCCAcaattgcacacataacatatatatcaTCACACAGAACAGACACACACATTGATAAtcaattcacacatcacaaacttcacatcaccAACATATTAaagtgtttacacaaacatttcaAATAGGAATAACGAGATAAGTTAAAGTGTTTAGTTCACGAAAAACATAGCGTGCACGAGTTAAGAAACAAATATGACATTACACCatatttagagataaccaccacttgggtggttagagctttgaccgctgccgccaccaggaggagggaacacgaagagggagtcaacaaatccagtcccagctgtgggatcagacccactaccacccgcttcgggcgtaacctatgcaagttagcaaatatcaacaattttaatgcaaatatcaacacgttaaatgcaaatatcaataagtatacaagtgtataaattcatcgagagttatcaaacgtaccctatctccaggtgcaggtatatgtgtcggaggggtgttgaactgttgAGTCCCCAATCCCTATTTAATGAATATTCAACAAGTTAAGTATACGGTTCATGTTTTGCTAACTAGATGAATTGCTAGTTTAGACAATTTTATAAACCGAATTGGCTAAGATTAACGTACCGGAGTTGGTGTGGATGCAAACTGGCTCAattgtggtggcagtggaatatttggtgccatgccctgttgctgcattaactgttaaacatatgtcttactattgaagatgttgtattgaaatataataatttagagtttggattatgtatactcacttgatacatcgcttggttatatgcattgcaagcctccataaattctcgttgttgtctcatctcctcacgcatcctcataatctccaactcctgctcgttcgatcGATGAGAGCACGAGCTACAGGAAGACGAACCCGTCCTctaagatctcaccgacgacgagtcaatgaatccgttgaAGAGTgtatatctataagtgattcaaaaattgtgactactgcataatcaatttagtgtcaaccatgtaatttcataagttagagcttaccgcccATGCGCTTTTCcatcaccacttgcgtacaccaccgagggatccaccgattcatgtcgccagtc
Proteins encoded:
- the LOC118476957 gene encoding uncharacterized protein; this encodes MAVTSGAPNDNGWDVGAAATDDEHRVDLEVKHKDTGTRDSPAPIAAAAPPSDLLPLPAPPSQSRVAGKLGPSDPKHLIYAGSKSKHIKAAPAAPGKNRRPPLSPPAPAVNRGRGSVRTPLG